The Erigeron canadensis isolate Cc75 chromosome 4, C_canadensis_v1, whole genome shotgun sequence genome window below encodes:
- the LOC122596753 gene encoding U-box domain-containing protein 7: MYVTFFMKNNDHKNMTDSSSSPSTWYQVYLKLKFFSRMRRRFANKTTPNVRCEPPSSQSCNERIVDMIVDQREKIEIINHCDENDDTILQKSVKRLHFGSKEEKAVAAKEIKRLARDDMRRRKMMADLGVIPPLVAMVGCEYTAAHRRLAVEALVELANGTITNKALLVEAGILLKLSENIRVEELAKYEYAQLIMSLSSLVNVQFPIDSSKILPLVLHMLTSDSSTIETKMLCLTTIYNISTVIGNVGSLATDELVNVLLKLSSMKEASEKALATLGNLVVTSMGKKALESSPMVPECLIEILTWDDKSKSQELSAYVLMILAHQSSLQRTKMADGGIVPILLQLALLGSPLAQKRALKLLQWFKDERQMKMGPHSGPQSRRLSCGSPLNREDRNEGKKLMKKMVQQSLYRNMDTITRRANGDSNSSPNVKLLVISSSSKSLPY, from the exons ATGTATGTAActtttttcatgaaaaataacGACCACAAAAACATGACcgattcttcttcttctccatcAACTTGGTATCAAGTCTATTTGAAGCTTAAATTCTTTTCAAGAATGCGAAGACGGTTCGCCAACAAGACCACGCCCAACGTTCGATGTGAGCCGCCTTCTAGTCAGTCTTGTAATGAAAGAATAGTAGATATGATCGTTGATCAAAGAGAAAAGATTGAAATAATTAATCATTGTGACGAAAATGATGACACGATTTTACAAAAGTCAGTAAAGAGGCTTCATTTTGGAAGCAAAGAAGAAAAGGCTGTCGCGGCTAAAGAGATTAAAAGACTCGCTAGAGATGATATGAGGCGACGAAAAATGATGGCGGATCTTGGTGTTATTCCGCCTTTGGTAGCTATGGTTGGTTGTGAATATACGGCAGCACATCGAAGGTTGGCCGTAGAAGCTTTAGTTGAGCTAGCAAATGGGACAATAAC GAACAAGGCTCTGTTGGTAGAGGCAGGAATCTTGCTGAAATTGTCGGAGAACATTAGAGTTGAAGAATTAGCCAAATATGAATATGCACAACTCATAATGTCTTTATCTTCGTTGGTGAATGTTCAATTCcccattgattcatcaaagatACTTCCACTAGTGCTACATATGCTTACATCAGATTCAAGTACTATCGAAACCAAAATGTTGTGTTTGACCAcaatttataatatatcaacCGTAATAGGTAATGTCGGATCATTGGCAACCGATGAGCTCGTAAACGTTCTCTTGAAGTTATCTTCTATGAAAGAAGCATCAGAAAAAGCTCTTGCAACATTAGGAAATCTTGTAGTGACTTCAATGGGCAAAAAGGCCTTAGAAAGTAGCCCAATGGTGCCCGAATGTTTAATAGAAATTTTGACATGGGACGATAAATCAAAATCGCAAGAGTTGTCTGCTTACGTTTTGATGATACTAGCCCATCAGAGTTCGTTGCAACGAACGAAAATGGCAGACGGAGGAATTGTGCCTATTCTTCTTCAACTTGCCTTGTTAGGAAGCCCATTAGCACAAAAAAGGGCCCTAAAGTTATTGCAATGGTTCAAAGATGAAAGGCAAATGAAAATGGGTCCTCATTCCGGGCCACAATCGAGAAGGTTATCGTGCGGTTCGCCTTTGAATCGAGAGGATCGGAATGAGGGCAAAaagttgatgaagaagatggtCCAACAAAGTTTGTATAGGAATATGGATACCATTACTCGTCGAGCAAATGGGGATTCAAATTCAAGCCCAAATGTCAAACTATTGGTGATTAGTTCAAGTTCAAAGAGCTTGCCATATTAG